A section of the Subtercola frigoramans genome encodes:
- a CDS encoding ABC transporter ATP-binding protein, protein MTVTAPAPTGTGTSENDVLLDFTNVEMTFPDGTIALQGVDLVVKRGEFVTVVGPSGCGKSTLLRIASGLETASQGTAELGTARIGYVFQDATLLPWRNVTDNVELLAELHGEKKKARAGKAKEAIDLVGLTGFEKHLPKALSGGMKMRASLARSLTLDPELFLFDEPFGALDEITRERLNDELIRLFNAKKFAGLFITHSVSEAVYMSTKVVVMSGRPGRIVDTFDVPFPQPRDPEIRFTPEYAALVGEVSHALRKGHGNS, encoded by the coding sequence ATGACTGTCACAGCACCCGCACCAACCGGCACCGGCACTTCTGAGAATGATGTCCTGCTGGACTTCACCAACGTCGAGATGACCTTTCCCGACGGCACGATCGCCCTGCAGGGCGTCGACCTCGTCGTCAAACGCGGGGAGTTCGTCACCGTCGTCGGCCCATCGGGCTGCGGCAAGAGCACCCTTCTGCGAATCGCTTCGGGCCTGGAGACGGCCTCCCAGGGCACCGCCGAACTCGGCACGGCCCGAATCGGCTACGTGTTCCAGGATGCGACACTCCTGCCCTGGCGCAACGTCACCGACAACGTCGAACTGCTCGCAGAACTGCACGGCGAGAAGAAGAAGGCCAGAGCGGGGAAGGCGAAGGAGGCGATCGATCTGGTCGGACTCACCGGATTCGAGAAGCACCTGCCCAAAGCCCTCTCAGGCGGCATGAAGATGCGCGCCTCACTGGCACGCTCCCTCACACTCGACCCCGAGCTCTTCCTGTTCGACGAGCCGTTCGGCGCGCTCGACGAGATCACCCGCGAGCGACTGAACGACGAACTCATCCGACTCTTCAACGCGAAGAAGTTCGCGGGTCTCTTCATCACCCATTCGGTCTCTGAGGCCGTCTACATGTCGACCAAGGTCGTCGTGATGTCGGGCCGCCCTGGCCGGATCGTCGACACCTTCGACGTGCCGTTCCCCCAGCCACGCGATCCGGAGATCCGCTTCACCCCGGAATACGCCGCCCTTGTCGGCGAAGTGTCGCACGCTCTCCGGAAGGGGCACGGCAACTCATGA
- a CDS encoding ABC transporter permease: MTTISNETNTTVDGVDNLEAHPTPELPVTLSTSTPRGAKNRFKKWIPPLLVFLAIVGVWYLISLFVLDPHLRFLLPLPQDILLKGLLDPLSFGALMQGLYQTIIVSLLGLAIAIVIGVIWAVAMSQAKWIERSLFPYAVILQCIPILALVPLIGFWFGYEFPSRVLVCVMIALFPMVNNTLFGLQSVDKGHKELFKLQGASRATTLIKLSFPQALPAIFAGMRISAGLAVVGAIVGDQFFRRGTPGLGILISNYSSRLQGEQLFATIITAALFGVVVFWLFGLLGRRAVGKWYDFT, encoded by the coding sequence ATGACCACCATCTCGAACGAGACGAACACCACGGTCGACGGTGTCGACAATCTCGAAGCGCACCCCACCCCGGAACTGCCTGTGACGCTCAGCACCTCCACGCCACGCGGGGCGAAGAACCGGTTCAAAAAGTGGATCCCGCCGCTGCTCGTCTTCCTGGCCATTGTCGGGGTCTGGTACCTGATCAGCCTCTTCGTTCTCGACCCGCACCTGCGTTTCCTGCTGCCACTCCCGCAGGACATCCTGCTCAAGGGCCTGCTCGACCCGCTCTCGTTCGGCGCACTGATGCAGGGGCTCTACCAGACGATCATCGTCTCGCTCCTGGGCCTGGCCATCGCCATCGTCATCGGCGTGATCTGGGCCGTCGCCATGTCGCAGGCCAAATGGATCGAACGCTCACTGTTTCCGTACGCGGTGATTCTGCAGTGCATCCCGATTCTGGCCCTCGTGCCCCTGATCGGGTTCTGGTTCGGCTACGAGTTCCCGTCGCGGGTGCTGGTGTGCGTCATGATCGCGCTCTTCCCCATGGTCAACAACACGCTGTTCGGGCTGCAGTCCGTCGACAAGGGGCACAAAGAGCTCTTCAAACTCCAGGGCGCGAGCCGGGCTACGACACTGATCAAGCTCTCGTTTCCCCAGGCACTGCCGGCCATCTTCGCAGGCATGCGGATCTCCGCCGGGCTCGCCGTGGTCGGCGCCATTGTCGGTGACCAGTTCTTCCGCCGGGGCACCCCGGGACTCGGAATCCTCATCAGCAACTACAGCTCGCGCCTCCAGGGTGAACAGCTCTTCGCAACGATCATCACCGCAGCGCTCTTCGGTGTCGTCGTCTTCTGGCTGTTCGGCCTGCTCGGCCGCCGTGCCGTCGGCAAGTGGTACGACTTCACCTAG
- a CDS encoding ABC transporter substrate-binding protein, translating to MRKNTKRVAFASGLAVLSIVALAACSSGSTTSTPAASAGAGGIDLAAAGCPATVVIQTDWNPEAEHGHLYQLLGPNPVIDANKKSVSGPLYANGAATGVNVEIRSGGPAIGFQTATSQMYADNSITLGYVATDEAVQLSADQPTTAVFAPLDKTPLMIMWDPATYPNVKTIADLGKTGAIVRYFGGSAYMEYLTSAGILSKTQVDGSYDGTPANFVADQGKAGQQGFASAEPYQYQYEVPAWGKAVNYQTLNDAGYPVYASTVSVKTADLSKLSGCLTKLVPVLQQAEVDYFKDPKAVNTLILDLVTQFNTGWVYSQGMADYSVKTQVDTGLVGNGDNSTLGDMDTARVQKIIDLDTPIYAAGGKAVKTGLTAADIFTNQFIDTSIGMK from the coding sequence ATGCGCAAGAACACCAAGAGAGTCGCCTTCGCCAGCGGTCTCGCCGTACTGAGCATCGTGGCACTCGCCGCCTGTAGCTCGGGCTCGACCACAAGCACCCCCGCAGCATCCGCTGGCGCGGGCGGAATCGACCTGGCCGCGGCGGGTTGCCCGGCAACCGTCGTCATCCAGACCGACTGGAACCCCGAAGCAGAGCACGGCCACCTGTACCAGCTGCTCGGCCCGAACCCGGTCATCGATGCGAACAAGAAGTCGGTCTCCGGCCCCCTGTACGCCAATGGCGCAGCAACAGGTGTCAACGTCGAGATCCGCTCGGGCGGCCCGGCCATCGGTTTCCAGACGGCGACCAGCCAGATGTACGCCGACAACTCGATCACCCTCGGCTACGTTGCGACCGACGAGGCCGTTCAGCTCTCTGCCGACCAGCCGACCACCGCTGTCTTCGCGCCGCTCGACAAGACGCCCCTCATGATCATGTGGGACCCCGCGACCTACCCGAACGTCAAGACGATCGCCGACCTCGGCAAGACCGGCGCCATCGTGCGCTACTTCGGCGGATCGGCGTACATGGAATACCTGACCAGTGCCGGCATCCTGAGCAAGACGCAGGTCGACGGCAGCTACGACGGCACCCCGGCGAACTTCGTCGCCGACCAGGGCAAAGCGGGCCAGCAGGGCTTCGCGAGCGCCGAGCCGTACCAGTACCAGTACGAGGTGCCGGCCTGGGGCAAGGCAGTCAACTACCAGACGTTGAACGACGCCGGCTACCCGGTCTACGCCTCAACCGTCTCAGTCAAAACCGCCGACCTCTCGAAGCTCTCGGGCTGCCTCACCAAGCTGGTTCCCGTACTTCAGCAGGCCGAGGTCGACTACTTCAAGGACCCCAAGGCGGTCAACACGCTGATCCTCGACCTGGTCACCCAGTTCAACACCGGCTGGGTCTACTCGCAGGGCATGGCTGACTACTCAGTGAAGACCCAGGTCGACACCGGTCTCGTCGGCAACGGCGACAACTCCACCCTCGGAGACATGGACACGGCCAGAGTGCAGAAGATCATCGACCTCGACACCCCCATCTACGCTGCCGGTGGTAAAGCGGTCAAGACGGGTCTCACGGCCGCCGACATCTTCACCAACCAGTTCATCGACACCTCGATCGGCATGAAGTAA
- a CDS encoding SDR family NAD(P)-dependent oxidoreductase: MATSAPVTTARLKGRRIVVTGAARGIGASIAARCAAEGADVTILDLLEEPGLATAEAIGGRFHRVDLSDEASTRSVLTAAIEELGGIEVLVNNAGILRFSPLLDITASAWDDMFAINTRSMLITTQVAARWMIGRGTPGKIINMASMGGKSGGAGQAHYAASKAAVIALTRVTALELGVSGITANCICPGYVLTEMGAATRTDDDIAEWSSYSPLGRLAQPDDVAGVAAFLATSDADYLTGQSFNVTGGMIMH; the protein is encoded by the coding sequence ATGGCAACCTCTGCGCCGGTGACAACAGCACGACTGAAGGGTCGTCGCATCGTTGTCACCGGTGCAGCCCGAGGCATCGGTGCCTCCATTGCCGCACGGTGTGCTGCTGAAGGCGCCGATGTCACAATCCTCGACCTCCTCGAAGAGCCCGGGCTCGCCACCGCCGAAGCCATCGGCGGCCGGTTCCACCGGGTCGACCTCAGCGACGAAGCCAGCACGCGCTCCGTTCTCACTGCGGCCATCGAAGAACTGGGCGGCATCGAGGTGCTGGTCAACAACGCCGGCATCCTGCGCTTCTCCCCCTTGCTCGACATCACGGCTTCGGCCTGGGACGACATGTTCGCCATCAACACCCGCTCGATGCTCATCACCACGCAGGTCGCAGCGCGATGGATGATCGGCAGAGGCACCCCGGGCAAGATCATCAACATGGCCAGCATGGGGGGCAAGAGCGGCGGTGCCGGCCAGGCGCACTACGCGGCGTCGAAGGCTGCCGTCATCGCCCTGACCCGGGTGACGGCGCTGGAACTCGGAGTTTCGGGCATCACGGCCAACTGCATCTGCCCCGGCTACGTGCTCACCGAGATGGGTGCAGCCACCCGCACCGACGACGACATCGCCGAGTGGAGCAGCTACTCCCCTCTCGGGCGCCTAGCCCAGCCCGACGATGTGGCAGGAGTCGCCGCCTTCCTCGCCACCAGTGACGCCGACTACCTCACCGGGCAGTCGTTCAACGTGACCGGCGGCATGATCATGCACTGA
- a CDS encoding creatininase family protein: protein MSRNLVELSSLAAVEALRGDSIVVVPTGAIEHHGPHLPLFTDFLVAEESAKAAVELAAANGVNAWLLPGLAYTKSDEHHWAPGTVWLSWDTLMQTIVEIGSSIAQTPCTKVVFYNGHGGNVALLQVACRELRRRFGLQTFLIGGQMPANGGAASGETESGLGIHGGHVETSVVLHLRPDLVDMGLAVRSVPEHLLDYEYVGFGKPVSFGWVSNDFAASGVIGDPTTANAEFGKAHFENNVTKSAAALAEIATFTPAPVPLRAGFSASAG, encoded by the coding sequence ATGTCCCGCAACCTCGTCGAACTCTCCAGCCTCGCCGCCGTCGAGGCGCTCCGGGGCGACTCGATCGTGGTTGTGCCGACCGGTGCCATCGAGCACCACGGCCCGCACCTGCCCCTCTTCACCGACTTCCTCGTCGCCGAGGAGTCTGCGAAGGCCGCAGTCGAACTCGCGGCAGCGAACGGGGTGAACGCCTGGCTGCTTCCCGGTCTCGCCTACACGAAATCAGACGAGCACCACTGGGCCCCGGGAACGGTCTGGTTGAGCTGGGACACCCTGATGCAGACGATCGTGGAGATCGGATCATCCATCGCCCAGACGCCCTGCACCAAAGTGGTCTTCTACAACGGCCACGGCGGCAATGTTGCCCTGTTGCAGGTGGCCTGCCGCGAGCTGCGGCGTCGGTTCGGGCTGCAGACCTTTCTGATCGGCGGCCAGATGCCGGCCAACGGAGGTGCTGCCTCCGGCGAGACCGAGTCGGGCCTCGGCATCCACGGCGGCCACGTCGAGACGAGTGTGGTGCTGCACCTGCGCCCCGACCTCGTCGACATGGGCCTCGCGGTTCGGAGCGTACCCGAACACCTGCTCGACTACGAGTACGTCGGTTTCGGCAAGCCCGTGAGCTTCGGCTGGGTCAGCAACGACTTCGCCGCCAGTGGGGTCATCGGCGACCCGACCACGGCGAATGCTGAGTTCGGCAAGGCGCATTTCGAGAACAACGTCACGAAGTCGGCCGCCGCGCTGGCCGAGATCGCGACCTTCACCCCCGCACCCGTGCCCCTTCGAGCCGGATTCAGCGCCTCCGCCGGTTGA
- a CDS encoding FAD-binding oxidoreductase — translation MTIESSIDALQAELRELLGDKAVTVELRAREKASLDGAWMSPILAEQLPLGLADIVAFPTTAEQIADVVAAASRYHVPITPRGKGTGNYGQGIPMQGGLVLDMSKARGIVEVGDGFITVEAGTPMVMIEQAANAAGQQLLMYPSTAQSTIGGFLSGGSGGTGSIKHGSNHTGFVKELDVVHAVPDARLIHVAGTDAEPYVHTYGTLGIIARATLALEPLQNWRGLYASFDTFADAISVIREIGQLEPTPRLVSADLPTLANALPDDPAIPKDRASLRAILDAETVEAASALIFSAGGRIEDVREGPQASMKISMLSYNHPIEWLQKSDPGKYFHIEVAGDGLVERIDEVHAVYNGGMLHIEAQHGRPIGMLAGIYESPEQVYAGFAALEALGVGSHNPHHWEVDHEVERTRRLSAVTDPEGLLNPGKLPVVGAAPVAGAGKVT, via the coding sequence ATGACAATCGAATCCTCCATCGACGCCCTGCAGGCCGAACTCCGCGAGCTCCTCGGCGACAAGGCCGTCACCGTCGAGCTCCGCGCCCGCGAGAAGGCCTCCCTCGACGGCGCCTGGATGTCGCCCATCCTCGCCGAACAGCTTCCCCTCGGTCTGGCCGACATCGTCGCCTTCCCCACGACCGCCGAGCAGATCGCGGACGTCGTCGCTGCTGCCTCCCGCTACCACGTGCCGATCACGCCGCGGGGCAAGGGCACGGGCAACTACGGCCAGGGCATCCCGATGCAGGGCGGTCTCGTACTCGACATGTCGAAGGCACGCGGCATCGTCGAAGTGGGCGACGGCTTCATCACCGTCGAGGCCGGCACACCCATGGTCATGATCGAGCAGGCCGCGAACGCCGCCGGCCAACAGCTGCTGATGTACCCCTCCACCGCCCAGTCCACGATCGGCGGCTTCCTCTCCGGTGGCTCCGGTGGCACAGGCTCCATCAAGCACGGCTCCAATCACACGGGTTTCGTCAAGGAGCTCGATGTGGTGCACGCGGTTCCGGATGCCCGGCTCATCCACGTCGCCGGAACCGACGCCGAACCCTACGTTCACACCTACGGCACGCTCGGCATCATCGCCCGCGCGACACTGGCGCTCGAGCCCCTGCAGAACTGGCGTGGACTCTATGCGAGTTTCGACACCTTCGCCGACGCGATCTCGGTGATCCGCGAGATCGGTCAGCTCGAGCCGACGCCGCGCCTCGTCTCTGCCGACCTCCCCACGCTCGCGAACGCCCTGCCTGACGACCCCGCCATTCCGAAGGACCGGGCGAGCCTCCGCGCCATTCTGGATGCCGAAACGGTCGAGGCGGCCTCTGCGCTGATCTTCAGCGCCGGAGGGCGTATCGAAGACGTTCGCGAAGGCCCGCAGGCCTCGATGAAGATCAGCATGCTCTCGTACAATCACCCGATCGAGTGGCTGCAGAAGAGCGACCCAGGAAAGTACTTCCACATCGAGGTCGCCGGTGACGGCCTGGTCGAGCGCATCGACGAGGTGCACGCGGTCTACAACGGAGGCATGCTGCACATCGAAGCGCAGCACGGCCGCCCGATCGGCATGCTCGCCGGCATCTACGAAAGCCCGGAGCAGGTCTACGCGGGCTTCGCCGCCCTCGAGGCGTTGGGTGTCGGTTCGCACAACCCGCATCACTGGGAGGTCGACCACGAGGTCGAGCGAACACGACGCCTCTCTGCCGTGACCGACCCTGAGGGCCTGCTGAACCCGGGCAAGCTCCCCGTCGTCGGCGCCGCCCCGGTTGCCGGTGCCGGAAAAGTCACCTGA
- a CDS encoding pyridoxamine 5'-phosphate oxidase family protein translates to MTVSTTLVAAPFFQELVEWLPRHDEPARPLVALSTITADGYPDTRHVLLSEFDETGFYFHTDARSRKIAQLTTAPRASFAVAWPELGRQLVVLGDTEPAPVSEAQRAYANRSPYLKTLAWLNSAEFAVLPLEERVEAWRTFDEEHQSDSLLPPATWAGILLRPTRVTLWHAHPATASQRLEYTLEAEGTWASSILPG, encoded by the coding sequence ATGACGGTCTCGACCACACTCGTCGCGGCGCCGTTCTTCCAGGAGCTCGTGGAGTGGCTTCCGCGCCACGACGAGCCCGCTCGCCCCCTCGTGGCCCTGTCGACGATCACCGCAGACGGGTACCCCGACACGAGACACGTGCTGCTCAGCGAATTCGATGAGACCGGCTTCTATTTCCACACGGATGCCCGCTCACGCAAGATCGCCCAGCTCACCACAGCGCCCCGCGCTTCGTTCGCCGTGGCCTGGCCAGAGCTCGGGCGCCAGCTCGTCGTGCTCGGTGACACCGAACCCGCCCCGGTCTCTGAAGCCCAGCGCGCCTACGCGAACCGCTCGCCCTACCTCAAGACGCTGGCCTGGCTGAACTCAGCGGAGTTCGCAGTGCTCCCCCTCGAGGAACGCGTCGAAGCCTGGCGAACGTTCGATGAAGAACACCAATCGGACTCCCTCCTTCCCCCTGCCACCTGGGCAGGAATTCTGCTGCGCCCGACTCGCGTGACACTGTGGCACGCGCATCCTGCCACGGCAAGCCAGCGCCTGGAGTACACCCTCGAAGCAGAAGGCACATGGGCGTCGAGCATTCTTCCCGGTTGA
- a CDS encoding methylenetetrahydrofolate reductase C-terminal domain-containing protein: MERVHEAVFSCPKSMTFGPCGGVEFDGSCEVSEHRCVFVDGETIHWGGAVPVLLIDRPASDGSRGAVAVPADPVSRGGAEFAQLIRSRQVVVADFPARAIDRPSLVECADLLAGSADATLAGDSGAHRVQFSPSYRAQIIQSRGLRVIAGFNCRDRNRVAIEGELAGLADVGVAAVHCVTGDHTLTGSRPDAKPVFDLDSTGIASLAAEYGHLVSVGESPATPPVEHRAERLVEKQRAGAALAFVNHAGGALPVARFIDEVRARQRAQGQGENRLPDLAYIACVPVVVDRGSAELLRSFTTLVLPEGYLERILGARDVYAEGIAAAIDFCNELLSLDGVAGVNLSGGPEDGRESFFAEALARIAGGVSLRMHGAG, encoded by the coding sequence ATGGAACGAGTGCACGAGGCTGTCTTCAGCTGCCCGAAGAGCATGACGTTCGGGCCGTGCGGGGGTGTGGAATTCGACGGCAGCTGCGAGGTGTCGGAGCATCGCTGCGTCTTCGTGGATGGGGAGACGATCCACTGGGGAGGTGCCGTGCCCGTGCTGCTCATCGATCGGCCCGCGAGCGACGGCTCGCGTGGGGCGGTGGCTGTGCCCGCCGACCCCGTTTCGCGTGGGGGAGCCGAGTTCGCCCAGCTGATCCGCTCTCGCCAGGTCGTCGTGGCCGACTTTCCGGCCAGGGCGATCGACAGACCTTCGCTCGTGGAGTGCGCTGACCTGTTGGCGGGCTCCGCCGATGCAACACTGGCCGGCGATTCGGGCGCACACCGGGTGCAGTTTTCGCCGAGCTACCGTGCCCAGATCATCCAGAGCCGTGGTCTTCGCGTGATCGCGGGGTTCAACTGCCGTGACCGCAACCGCGTGGCGATCGAGGGCGAGTTGGCCGGTCTTGCCGACGTGGGCGTTGCGGCCGTGCACTGCGTGACCGGAGACCACACTCTGACCGGGTCGAGGCCCGACGCGAAGCCCGTGTTCGACCTGGACTCCACGGGGATCGCGTCGCTCGCTGCCGAGTACGGGCACCTGGTGTCGGTGGGAGAGTCGCCCGCGACCCCGCCGGTCGAGCATCGTGCGGAACGTCTGGTGGAGAAACAGCGAGCAGGTGCTGCACTGGCCTTCGTCAACCACGCCGGCGGCGCCCTGCCAGTCGCTCGATTCATTGATGAAGTCCGCGCGCGACAACGCGCGCAGGGGCAGGGCGAAAACAGACTCCCGGATCTGGCGTACATCGCCTGCGTTCCGGTGGTTGTCGATCGTGGCAGTGCCGAGTTGCTCCGATCGTTCACGACGCTGGTGCTGCCCGAGGGGTACCTCGAGCGGATTCTCGGTGCCCGCGACGTCTACGCCGAGGGAATCGCCGCCGCGATCGACTTCTGCAACGAACTGCTCAGTCTGGATGGCGTCGCCGGGGTGAACCTCTCTGGTGGGCCCGAGGATGGTCGCGAGAGCTTCTTCGCCGAAGCGCTGGCCCGCATCGCGGGCGGAGTGTCGCTGCGCATGCATGGCGCTGGCTGA
- the allB gene encoding allantoinase AllB has translation MTEIHDLVVRAERAYVDGRFQAVAVAVTAGTIVSIASIDAPFDAATEVTLPDSQVLIPGIVDTHVHVNEPGRTDWEGFASATRAAAAGGVTTILDMPLNSIPPTTTPDALQLKREAAGPQASVDVGFWGGAIPDSLGHLEPLHRAGVFGFKAFLSPSGVDEFPHLSTGQLHAALQELAGFDGLLIVHAEDPGVLAEHENSGGVGYEAFVASRPEDAEKTAIDHVIDGLRATGARAHILHLSAAGALPAIRAAKAEGLRLTVETCPHYLSFAAEGIPDAATQYKCCPPIRDEHNRELLWAALVAGDIDLIASDHSPSTKELKFAHGGDFALAWGGISGLQVSLPAVWTAAKTQGIGLDSVIEWMAVATSRLAGLSTKGSLSVGAAADLVAFAPGEKFTVVAQELQHKNKLSAFDGRDLFGVVHTTWLAGAPVFSRDAAFEAGPPSGTLLTRT, from the coding sequence ATGACTGAAATCCACGACCTTGTCGTCCGGGCCGAGCGTGCCTACGTCGACGGTCGCTTCCAGGCCGTCGCCGTAGCGGTGACCGCCGGAACGATCGTCTCGATCGCGAGCATCGATGCGCCGTTCGACGCTGCCACGGAGGTCACGCTCCCCGACTCGCAGGTGCTGATCCCCGGAATCGTGGACACCCATGTGCACGTCAACGAACCAGGTCGCACGGACTGGGAGGGCTTCGCCAGCGCCACCCGTGCCGCCGCCGCAGGAGGCGTCACGACGATTCTCGATATGCCTCTGAACAGCATCCCGCCCACGACGACACCGGATGCCCTCCAGCTCAAACGCGAAGCAGCCGGCCCTCAGGCCTCCGTCGACGTGGGGTTCTGGGGCGGCGCCATTCCCGACAGCCTCGGGCACCTCGAACCCCTGCACCGCGCAGGAGTCTTCGGATTCAAAGCGTTCCTCTCCCCCTCCGGTGTCGACGAATTCCCGCACCTGAGCACTGGACAACTTCACGCGGCCCTGCAGGAACTGGCTGGATTCGATGGCCTGCTGATCGTCCACGCCGAGGATCCCGGTGTTCTGGCTGAACACGAGAACTCCGGCGGCGTGGGCTACGAAGCGTTCGTGGCGAGCCGCCCCGAAGACGCAGAGAAGACGGCGATCGACCACGTGATCGACGGGCTCCGGGCCACCGGCGCGCGCGCCCACATCCTGCACCTCTCGGCCGCGGGAGCACTACCGGCCATCCGCGCCGCGAAAGCCGAGGGCCTCCGCCTCACGGTCGAGACCTGCCCGCACTACCTGAGCTTCGCCGCTGAGGGAATTCCCGATGCAGCCACGCAGTACAAGTGCTGCCCGCCCATCCGTGACGAACACAATCGTGAATTGCTGTGGGCCGCACTGGTCGCAGGTGACATCGACCTCATCGCCTCAGACCACTCGCCGAGCACCAAAGAACTGAAGTTCGCCCACGGTGGCGACTTCGCCCTGGCCTGGGGCGGGATCTCGGGACTGCAGGTGAGCCTTCCTGCAGTGTGGACCGCGGCGAAGACCCAGGGAATCGGCCTCGACAGCGTCATCGAGTGGATGGCCGTCGCGACGTCTCGACTGGCCGGCCTCTCAACCAAGGGTTCGCTCTCGGTCGGAGCCGCTGCCGACTTGGTGGCGTTCGCACCAGGGGAGAAGTTCACCGTCGTCGCACAGGAGCTTCAGCACAAGAACAAGCTCTCCGCCTTCGACGGCCGCGACCTCTTCGGCGTCGTACATACGACCTGGCTCGCTGGAGCTCCGGTGTTCTCGCGCGACGCTGCCTTCGAAGCAGGCCCACCTTCGGGCACTCTCCTCACCCGAACCTGA
- the pucL gene encoding factor-independent urate hydroxylase has protein sequence MAIVLGSNRYGKAENRVVRIYRDTDRHEIRDINVSSALRGEFADAYLVGDQSKILPTDTQKQTAYSFSKERGLTSIETYALELGAHFVDTVEYVQSARIEVEEFEWQRVLVDGTEHDHTWVRKGQETRIAAVTVTGSGADRTNAVIGGFKDLVILKSTGSEFTGFLEDGYTLLEPTTDRVMATSLIAKWRFTSTDVEWESTYLGIKKIIIETFATLHSLALQQTLYEMGKAVLEAYDFIAEIRFSAPNKHHFLYNLAPFGVENNNEVFNADDRPYGLIEATVIRDEVPPAPEAWDSYTGLV, from the coding sequence GTGGCAATCGTCCTCGGATCCAACCGTTACGGAAAAGCAGAGAATCGCGTCGTTCGCATCTATCGCGACACCGATCGACACGAGATCAGGGACATCAACGTCTCGAGCGCGCTGAGAGGCGAGTTCGCCGACGCGTACCTCGTCGGCGACCAGTCGAAGATCCTGCCGACCGACACGCAGAAGCAGACGGCGTACTCCTTCTCGAAGGAGAGGGGTCTGACCTCGATCGAGACCTATGCGCTCGAGCTCGGCGCCCACTTCGTCGACACCGTCGAATACGTGCAGAGTGCGCGTATCGAGGTCGAGGAATTCGAGTGGCAGCGGGTACTCGTCGACGGCACAGAGCACGACCACACCTGGGTTCGCAAAGGCCAGGAGACCCGCATTGCAGCAGTCACTGTCACTGGGAGCGGCGCAGACCGCACCAACGCGGTCATCGGTGGCTTCAAAGACCTGGTCATTTTGAAGTCGACGGGCTCGGAATTCACCGGCTTCCTCGAAGACGGATACACCCTGCTCGAGCCGACCACGGACCGGGTCATGGCGACCTCCCTCATAGCAAAATGGCGCTTCACCTCGACGGACGTCGAGTGGGAGAGCACGTACCTCGGAATCAAGAAGATCATCATCGAGACCTTCGCCACGCTGCATTCCCTCGCCCTGCAGCAGACGCTGTACGAAATGGGCAAAGCCGTGCTCGAGGCCTACGACTTCATCGCGGAGATCCGCTTCTCGGCACCGAACAAGCACCACTTCCTCTACAACCTCGCTCCCTTCGGCGTCGAGAACAACAACGAGGTCTTCAACGCGGATGATCGGCCCTACGGCCTCATCGAAGCCACCGTCATCCGCGACGAGGTGCCCCCCGCACCCGAGGCCTGGGACAGCTACACCGGCCTCGTCTGA